A region from the Hydra vulgaris chromosome 08, alternate assembly HydraT2T_AEP genome encodes:
- the LOC136082978 gene encoding ATP-dependent DNA helicase PIF1-like, giving the protein MTIIFGTCIQKYTKIWLQTDVLIIDEISMINAETFDLLHRLGCKIRKCKDELFGGIQVIVCGDFYQLKPIVGNYAFQSSIWKQYIVKVLNLTTCFRQKDDLQFFNVLNELRLGQVSADSIEYLTKRHFIDEDSINDEYTRLFFRNLSVQFYNHKKMKDIKYKEFTFYSKDVIRDPKATALFRIPQVLTVKVNAIVMLIKNINVEEGLCNGAIGKVIQIENDEVWILMNNREIKIEAVNEDILDNVHSTIASRVGIPLQLAFSLTVHKAQGSTMKK; this is encoded by the coding sequence ATGACTATTATATTCGGTACATGCATCCAGAAGTATACAAAAATATGGTTACAAACAGATGTCCTTATTATTGACGAAATATCAATGATAAACGCTGAAACTTTTGATTTATTGCACCGATTAGGttgtaaaattagaaaatgcAAAGACGAGTTATTTGGAGGGATCCAAGTCATTGTGTGCGGtgatttttatcaattaaaaccCATTGTCGGAAATTATGCTTTTCAGTCTTCCATTTGGAAACAGTATATTGTAAAAGTGCTCAATTTAACAACGTGTTTTAGACAGAAAGACGACTTGCAATTTTTCAATGTGCTCAACGAGTTACGTTTAGGTCAAGTGTCTGCCGACTCGATAGAATATTTGACAAAAAGGCATTTTATTGACGAGGATTCAATCAACGACGAATATACGCGtttgttttttagaaatttatctGTTCAATTTTATAATCATAAGAAAATGaaagatattaaatataaagaatttactttttattccaaagatgTCATAAGAGATCCAAAAGCGACGGCGTTATTTCGAATTCCTCAAGTTCTCACAGTTAAAGTCAATGCGATTGTTATGctgattaaaaatataaatgtcgAAGAAGGTTTGTGTAATGGTGCAATTGGAAAAGTCATTCAAATTGAAAATGACGAAGTTTGGATATTGATGAACAATCGTGAAATTAAAATTGAAGCGGTGAATGAAGATATTTTAGACAATGTCCATTCGACCATTGCTTCTCGTGTTGGAATTCCGCTGCAATTAGCCTTTTCGTTAACCGTACACAAAGCGCAAGGAAGCAccatgaaaaaatag
- the LOC136082979 gene encoding deoxyuridine 5'-triphosphate nucleotidohydrolase-like yields the protein MSVLIEDLENHSFYATSGSAGLDLRSTQEVILEPFEKKLVSTRVSIFKMDNHIQGFITAKSGLALKYGLVVFNSPAIIDSDYTREIKVMLFNNSKEPYKVEKKSFIAQITFVPFVRAQKVEVEFEGCQSLFHVASAVIENKRVGGFGSTGQ from the coding sequence atgtCAGTTTTGATTGAAGATTTGGAAAACCATTCTTTTTATGCTACTTCGGGTAGCGCCGGTCTTGATTTGAGAAGTACGCAAGAAGTTATTCTTGaaccatttgaaaaaaaacttgtttcgaCTAGagtttctatatttaaaatggATAACCATATTCAAGGTTTTATAACTGCAAAATCAGGTCTTGCTTTAAAATATGGATTAGTGGTATTCAACTCGCCTGCCATCATTGATTCTGATTATACTCGAGAGATAAAAGTCATGCTTTTTAATAACAGTAAAGAACCTTATAAAgtcgaaaaaaaaagttttattgctCAAATCACATTTGTACCATTTGTTCGAGCTCAAAAGGTTGAAGTTGAATTTGAAGGTTGTCAATCTTTGTTTCATGTAGCATCAGCcgttattgaaaataaaagagTTGGAGGATTTGGATCGACTGGACaataa